The Miscanthus floridulus cultivar M001 chromosome 17, ASM1932011v1, whole genome shotgun sequence genome has a window encoding:
- the LOC136517005 gene encoding homeobox protein knotted-1-like 10, with protein sequence MEDLYSIHPGISRAGAAAASEASGVAGGPGSPPPPPPQPPPPPAADLTELVKAQIAGHPRYPSLLSAYIECRKVGAPPEVATLLEEIGRERCAAASAGGEVGLDPELDEFMEAYCRVLERYKEELSRPFDEAASFLSSVRTQLSSLCGGAASLSDEIVGSSEDEPCSGDTDATDLGQEHSSRLADRELKEMLLKKYSGCLSRLRSEFLKKRKKGKLPKDARSALMDWWNTHYRWPYPTEEDKVRLAAMTGLDPKQINNWFINQRKRHWKPSEDMRFALMEGVTGGGSSSGTMLYFDTGTIGP encoded by the exons ATGGAGGATCTGTACAGCATCCACCCGGGGATCTCGCGCGCCGGGGCGGCGGCCGCCAGCGAGGCGTCCGGGGTCGCCGGTGGACCGGGCTcacccccgcccccgccgccgcagcCCCCTCCTCCGCCGGCGGCGGATCTGACAGAGCTGGTCAAGGCGCAGATCGCCGGGCACCCGCGCTACCCCTCCCTCCTCTCCGCCTACATCGAGTGCCGCAAG GTGGGCGCGCCGCCGGAGGTGGCCACGCTGCTGGAGGAGATCGGCCGGGAGAggtgcgccgccgcctccgccggcgGGGAGGTCGGCCTGGACCCCGAGCTCGACGAGTTCATG GAGGCGTACTGCCGGGTGCTGGAGCGGTACAAGGAGGAGCTGTCGCGGCCGTTCGACGAGGCGGCGTCCTTCCTCAGCAGCGTCCGGACGCAGCTCAGCTCCCTCTGCGGCGGCGCCGCCTCGCTCTCCg ATGAAATAGTAGGGTCCTCTGAGGACGAACCATGCTCAGGAGACACGGACGCGACGGACCTGGGTCAGGAGCACAGCTCGCGGCTGGCTGACCGTGAGCTCAAGGAGATGCTGCTGAAGAAGTACAGTGGCTGTCTGAGCCGGCTGCGGTCCGAGTtcctgaagaagaggaagaaagggaAGCTACCAAAGGACGCTCGGTCGGCCCTGATGGACTGGTGGAACACGCATTACCGCTGGCCGTACCCTACG GAAGAGGATAAGGTAAGGCTGGCTGCGATGACTGGGCTGGACCCGAAGCAGATCAACAATTGGTTCATCAACCAGAGGAAGCGGCACTGGAAGCCTTCGGAGGACATGCGGTTCGCGCTCATGGAGGGCGTCACTGGAGGCGGATCCTCCTCCGGGACGATGCTCTACTTCGACACAGGCACGATCGGGCCGTGA